Proteins encoded within one genomic window of Actinoplanes octamycinicus:
- a CDS encoding MFS transporter, with product MALLPTLGRTVGTGIKAVRLVVRGSLGAGAWATRRVGLARARGAANEIGMIRLFDLHAVSCAGDALIAIGLAGTIFSVPLGEARSKVALYLLITMVPFALLAPVVGPLLDHFRHGRRWALAATMLGRAFLAFVMSDHLVGWALYPAAFGVLALSRAYGVARSAAVPRLLPEGVGLSQVGARASVYGTFAGAVVAPIGLLAFKFGPQWPLRVATLIFLVGMVVALRLPPRADSDPPEAMPRAWRTVLGLNRGSDRPLSGRLVVAALIGSSGLRLLYGFLLLYLTFAIMAGDLDTRVLGFTLSKGSAVGLVGGALALGTFLSTAAGTGLRIRRPLALQSSGLVVTAGVAILATVFYNLATITLLALLTAIFSGIAKLAVDASIQERVPERLRASAFAHSETVLMLAWVAGGGLGLIPLTGRVGIALAAVLSVLAAARAAWSAARLHNERLAGRPENPSDPSGTPTAPRDDEEALFYEATDPWPDAPTVPERAGHHPPSPRRPPSSTPPGAKPSGTPPPGTRDFDIPPRHPGSAASTAPGSGRSSSDGASSAPGRGTTHPGSAPRGGRTTDPTLVDEPRARGWWPARRKKKAATEKPATPARETRRFPTVDRPTGRTGAASAPPGTSPAGGPTGLPADDAPTQRADRPVAPPGYHVYRPSSADPADRDPTPGEDA from the coding sequence ATGGCGCTGCTTCCCACTCTCGGACGCACCGTCGGGACCGGCATCAAAGCCGTGCGCCTGGTGGTGCGCGGCTCGCTGGGCGCCGGCGCCTGGGCGACCCGCCGGGTCGGCCTCGCCCGCGCTCGCGGCGCGGCCAACGAGATCGGCATGATCAGGCTCTTCGACCTGCACGCGGTCTCCTGCGCCGGCGACGCGCTGATCGCCATCGGCCTGGCCGGGACGATCTTCAGCGTCCCGCTCGGCGAGGCCCGCAGCAAGGTCGCGCTCTACCTGCTCATCACGATGGTGCCGTTCGCGCTGCTGGCGCCGGTGGTCGGTCCGCTGCTCGACCACTTCCGGCACGGCCGGCGGTGGGCGCTCGCGGCGACCATGCTGGGCCGGGCGTTCCTGGCCTTCGTGATGTCCGACCACCTGGTCGGCTGGGCGCTCTATCCGGCGGCGTTCGGCGTCCTCGCCCTGTCCCGGGCCTACGGGGTGGCCCGCTCGGCCGCGGTCCCCCGGCTGCTGCCCGAGGGGGTCGGGCTGTCCCAGGTGGGTGCCCGGGCCAGCGTCTACGGCACCTTCGCCGGCGCCGTGGTGGCCCCGATCGGCCTGCTCGCCTTCAAGTTCGGCCCACAGTGGCCACTGCGGGTGGCCACCCTGATCTTCCTGGTCGGCATGGTGGTGGCGCTGCGCCTGCCGCCCCGCGCCGACTCCGACCCGCCGGAGGCGATGCCCCGCGCCTGGCGCACCGTCCTCGGGCTCAACCGGGGCTCGGACCGTCCGCTCTCCGGGCGCCTGGTGGTGGCCGCCCTGATCGGCAGCTCCGGCCTGCGCCTGCTCTACGGTTTCCTGCTGCTCTACCTGACCTTCGCGATCATGGCCGGTGACCTGGACACCCGGGTCCTCGGCTTCACCCTGAGCAAGGGGTCGGCGGTCGGCCTGGTCGGCGGCGCGCTGGCGCTCGGCACCTTCCTGTCCACCGCGGCTGGCACCGGTCTGCGCATCCGCCGCCCGCTCGCCCTGCAGTCCAGCGGCCTGGTGGTCACCGCCGGCGTGGCGATCCTGGCCACCGTCTTCTACAACCTGGCCACGATCACCCTGCTGGCGCTGCTCACCGCGATCTTCAGCGGCATCGCCAAGCTGGCCGTCGACGCCAGCATCCAGGAGCGCGTCCCGGAGCGCCTGCGAGCCAGCGCGTTCGCCCACTCGGAGACCGTGCTGATGCTGGCCTGGGTCGCCGGTGGCGGCCTCGGCCTGATTCCGCTCACCGGCCGCGTCGGCATCGCCCTGGCCGCCGTGCTGTCCGTCCTGGCCGCCGCCCGAGCCGCCTGGTCCGCCGCCCGCCTGCACAACGAGCGGTTGGCGGGCCGCCCCGAAAACCCTTCCGACCCTTCCGGTACGCCCACCGCGCCCCGAGACGACGAGGAAGCCCTGTTCTACGAGGCCACCGACCCGTGGCCGGACGCCCCGACGGTCCCCGAGCGCGCCGGCCACCACCCGCCGTCCCCGCGCCGCCCGCCGAGCAGCACTCCGCCGGGCGCCAAGCCGTCAGGCACCCCGCCCCCGGGCACCCGCGACTTCGACATCCCGCCTCGCCACCCCGGTAGCGCGGCCTCCACCGCTCCGGGCTCCGGTCGTTCTTCCTCTGACGGCGCGTCATCCGCGCCCGGCCGGGGCACGACCCACCCCGGCTCGGCCCCTCGCGGTGGCCGCACGACGGATCCGACGCTGGTCGACGAGCCCCGAGCCCGCGGCTGGTGGCCGGCCCGCCGCAAGAAGAAGGCCGCCACCGAGAAACCGGCCACCCCCGCGAGGGAAACCCGCCGCTTCCCCACCGTCGACCGGCCCACCGGCCGCACCGGCGCCGCCTCCGCACCACCCGGCACCAGCCCGGCCGGCGGACCCACCGGCCTCCCGGCCGACGACGCCCCCACCCAGCGCGCCGACCGTCCCGTGGCCCCTCCCGGCTACCACGTCTACCGCCCGTCCTCCGCCGACCCGGCCGACCGCG
- a CDS encoding DUF3027 domain-containing protein, translating into MTSRTTTRAARLDQVCADAVGVARGAITDVDPTDVGEHLEVIAEGDRVVTHFFESHLDGYRGWRWAVTVTRVPRSRHVTICETVLLPGPDALMAPGWVPWNERVQPGDLGVGDLMPTAPDDDRLTPGYVLSDDAAVEEVSWELGLGRSRVMSKDGRMETAQRWYDGEAGPEAPISTAAPRNARCGTCGFYLPLAGSLRQMFGVCGNLYAPDDGRAVSADHGCGAHSEALLAGAEQPVDELPTVYDDSEVETVAVSRGHGSVESGEPAEDYGHS; encoded by the coding sequence GTGACCTCCAGGACCACCACCCGTGCCGCCCGACTCGACCAGGTCTGTGCCGATGCCGTCGGTGTGGCCCGTGGCGCGATCACCGATGTGGACCCCACCGATGTCGGCGAGCACCTCGAGGTGATCGCCGAGGGCGACCGGGTGGTGACCCACTTCTTCGAGTCGCACCTTGACGGTTACCGCGGCTGGCGCTGGGCCGTCACGGTGACCCGGGTGCCGCGCAGCCGGCACGTGACGATCTGCGAGACCGTCCTGCTGCCCGGCCCGGACGCGCTGATGGCCCCCGGCTGGGTGCCGTGGAACGAGCGGGTGCAGCCCGGTGACCTGGGGGTCGGCGACCTGATGCCGACCGCGCCGGACGACGACCGGCTGACCCCGGGCTACGTGCTGAGCGACGACGCCGCGGTCGAGGAGGTCTCCTGGGAGCTCGGCCTGGGCCGGTCCCGGGTGATGTCCAAGGACGGCCGGATGGAGACCGCCCAGCGGTGGTATGACGGCGAGGCCGGCCCGGAGGCCCCGATCTCCACCGCCGCGCCGCGCAACGCGCGCTGCGGCACCTGTGGGTTCTACCTGCCGCTGGCCGGTTCGCTGCGGCAGATGTTCGGCGTCTGCGGCAACCTCTACGCGCCCGACGACGGCCGCGCGGTGAGCGCCGACCACGGCTGCGGGGCGCACTCCGAGGCGCTGCTGGCCGGCGCCGAGCAGCCGGTCGACGAGCTGCCCACGGTCTATGACGACAGTGAGGTGGAGACCGTGGCGGTGAGCCGCGGCCACGGCTCGGTGGAGTCAGGTGAGCCGGCCGAGGATTACGGCCACAGCTAG
- a CDS encoding DUF2530 domain-containing protein codes for MVPFALAGLAAFVIAAVVLRLAGAPDEWFEIAVAGFVVGIPGLITMIVHDRNRKRRRALTHPEFRVEESS; via the coding sequence ATGGTCCCGTTCGCGCTCGCCGGGCTCGCCGCGTTCGTGATCGCCGCGGTCGTCCTCCGGCTCGCCGGCGCACCCGACGAGTGGTTCGAGATCGCCGTGGCCGGTTTCGTGGTCGGCATCCCCGGCCTGATCACGATGATCGTCCACGATCGGAACCGGAAACGGCGCCGGGCGCTCACGCACCCGGAGTTCCGCGTGGAGGAGAGCTCCTAG
- a CDS encoding NCS2 family permease, which translates to MSSVVETSAPRNGFDRFFEITKRGSTLSREIRGGFVTFFTMAYIVVLNPLILAGGADQTGAHLPLAALAAGTALVAGVMTILMGVVARFPLALAAGLGVNALVAYEIAPQMTWADAMGLVVIEGVLIGILVLTGLRTAVFKAVPTQLKTAIGVGIGLFLMIIGLVDSGFVHRVPDASNTTVPVELGLGGKLLTWPTLVFALGLLFTLVLFVRKVKGAILIGILGTTVLAIVVEAIAGVGSVVKNPHGWSLNVPTMPEKVVGSPDLSLLGQFNLLGSWQDAGWLVALMFVFTLLVADFFDTMGTMVAVGQEGEMLDAEGMPPRTKEILLVDSIAAAAGGAASVSSNTSFVESASGVGEGARTGVANLVTGGLFLVAMFFSPLVQVVPFEAASTALVVVGFLMMTAVRQIDWTDWSIAVPAFLTITIMPFTYSISNGIGAGIISYVVLKAATGRAREIHPILYGVAVLFVLYFCRGPLESWVL; encoded by the coding sequence ATGTCATCAGTTGTAGAGACCTCCGCGCCGCGGAACGGTTTCGACCGCTTTTTCGAGATAACGAAGCGTGGCTCAACGCTGAGCCGTGAGATCCGTGGCGGTTTCGTCACTTTCTTCACGATGGCCTACATCGTCGTCCTCAACCCGCTCATCCTGGCCGGTGGTGCCGACCAGACCGGGGCGCACCTGCCGCTGGCCGCGCTCGCGGCGGGGACCGCGCTGGTCGCCGGCGTGATGACCATCCTGATGGGTGTGGTGGCCCGCTTCCCGCTGGCGCTGGCCGCCGGGCTGGGCGTGAACGCGCTGGTCGCCTACGAGATCGCCCCGCAGATGACCTGGGCCGACGCGATGGGCCTGGTGGTGATCGAGGGTGTGCTGATCGGCATCCTGGTGCTCACCGGCCTGCGGACCGCGGTGTTCAAGGCGGTCCCCACCCAGCTCAAGACCGCGATCGGGGTGGGCATCGGCCTGTTCCTGATGATCATCGGGCTGGTCGACTCGGGCTTCGTGCACCGGGTGCCGGACGCCTCCAACACCACCGTCCCGGTCGAGCTGGGCCTGGGCGGCAAGCTGCTCACCTGGCCGACCCTGGTCTTCGCGCTCGGCCTGCTCTTCACCCTGGTGCTCTTCGTCCGCAAGGTGAAGGGCGCGATCCTGATCGGCATCCTGGGCACCACGGTGCTGGCCATCGTGGTCGAGGCGATCGCCGGCGTCGGCTCGGTGGTCAAGAACCCGCACGGCTGGTCGCTGAACGTGCCGACCATGCCGGAGAAGGTGGTCGGCAGCCCGGACCTGTCGCTGCTCGGGCAGTTCAACCTGCTCGGCTCGTGGCAGGACGCCGGCTGGCTGGTCGCGCTGATGTTCGTCTTCACGCTGCTGGTGGCGGACTTCTTCGACACCATGGGCACGATGGTAGCGGTCGGCCAGGAGGGCGAGATGCTCGACGCCGAGGGCATGCCGCCGCGGACCAAGGAGATCCTGCTGGTCGACTCGATCGCGGCGGCGGCCGGCGGCGCGGCGAGCGTCTCCTCCAACACCTCGTTCGTGGAGAGCGCGTCGGGTGTCGGCGAGGGCGCCCGCACCGGCGTGGCGAACCTGGTCACCGGCGGGCTCTTCCTGGTGGCCATGTTCTTCTCGCCGCTGGTGCAGGTGGTGCCGTTCGAGGCGGCGTCGACCGCGCTGGTGGTGGTCGGCTTCCTGATGATGACCGCGGTCCGGCAGATCGACTGGACCGACTGGTCGATCGCGGTGCCGGCCTTCCTGACCATCACGATCATGCCGTTCACCTACTCGATCTCGAACGGGATCGGGGCCGGGATCATCTCCTACGTCGTGCTGAAGGCGGCCACCGGCAGGGCCCGGGAGATCCACCCGATCCTGTACGGGGTGGCGGTGCTGTTCGTGCTGTACTTCTGCCGCGGCCCGCTGGAGTCCTGGGTCCTCTGA
- a CDS encoding MarR family winged helix-turn-helix transcriptional regulator, producing the protein MTERVMTTERTAESLAKTLREAIIRFSRRVRQARPVGDLTFSQLSALTSLQLAGALTPRELADVERVQPPTMTKIIGKLEDRGLVARTPHPTDGRQVILAATDEGRAVYALHERARNEWLAVELARLTPEERETLARAAEIMQRVARG; encoded by the coding sequence GTGACGGAGCGGGTGATGACGACGGAGCGCACAGCGGAGTCGCTGGCCAAGACGCTGCGGGAAGCGATCATCCGATTCAGCCGGCGAGTCCGCCAGGCCCGTCCCGTCGGTGACCTCACGTTCAGTCAGCTCTCCGCGCTGACCAGCCTCCAGCTGGCCGGCGCGCTGACGCCACGTGAGCTCGCCGATGTGGAACGGGTGCAGCCCCCGACGATGACCAAGATCATCGGGAAGCTGGAGGATCGCGGGCTGGTGGCGCGGACGCCGCACCCCACCGACGGGCGCCAGGTGATCCTGGCCGCCACCGACGAGGGCCGGGCGGTCTACGCGCTGCACGAGCGGGCTCGGAACGAGTGGCTGGCCGTGGAGTTGGCACGGCTCACCCCCGAGGAGCGGGAGACCCTCGCGCGCGCCGCGGAGATCATGCAGCGCGTCGCCCGCGGCTGA
- a CDS encoding MFS transporter — protein sequence MRAVLNTTFRSLRVRNYRLFAGGQLIKLIGVWMMFTAQDWLVLELSDNSPGALGVVTALQFVPVMLLTLYSGRLADRYDKRKLLIVANTVFAVTAVTFAVIVASGIVQLWHVFLFALLFGIANSVETPVRQAFVSELVELPLLPNALALSAATFNCARIGGPAVAGVLLSLLSTRGVFLIATALAIAPVFTYLRMNTTELYGIERAARGDARVLDGLKYVGKRSDLLLPICLMAVVGMIGFNFPVTLAALAKIDFHAGASSFGLLTTALAVGSLGGALAGSARRSRPGAYRVIGAALAFGVLEFAVGFAPTFLSAMLLLVPTGFFSIYLAQAANHRVQMGVDAAYRGRVMALYVLVFLGSTPIGATLAGWWGERYGVPSSIWMGGLVSFLASVVALVWQLRTSGDRLEFRVRPRFGIRLAPAGERPAVEPAAGDERSPESSSVDRSAAERPEIAPIQVRDRVSGPDREQDRDRRPGRGREPVARL from the coding sequence ATGCGGGCAGTGCTGAACACGACCTTCCGATCCCTGCGAGTCCGGAACTATCGCCTCTTCGCCGGTGGCCAGCTGATCAAGCTGATCGGTGTCTGGATGATGTTCACCGCCCAGGACTGGCTGGTCCTGGAGTTGTCGGACAACTCGCCCGGGGCGCTCGGTGTGGTCACCGCCCTGCAGTTCGTCCCGGTCATGCTGCTGACCCTCTACAGCGGGCGGCTCGCCGACCGCTACGACAAGCGCAAGCTGCTGATCGTGGCGAACACGGTCTTCGCCGTCACCGCGGTCACCTTCGCGGTCATCGTCGCCTCCGGCATCGTCCAGCTCTGGCACGTCTTCCTCTTCGCGCTGCTCTTCGGCATCGCCAACTCGGTGGAGACGCCGGTCCGGCAGGCCTTCGTCTCCGAGTTGGTCGAGCTGCCGCTGCTGCCGAACGCGCTGGCCCTCTCCGCCGCCACCTTCAACTGCGCCCGGATCGGCGGCCCGGCGGTGGCCGGCGTGCTGCTCTCGCTGCTCTCCACCCGCGGCGTGTTCCTGATCGCCACCGCGCTGGCGATCGCCCCGGTCTTCACCTACCTACGGATGAACACCACCGAGCTGTACGGCATCGAGCGCGCGGCGCGCGGTGACGCCCGGGTGCTGGACGGCCTGAAGTACGTCGGCAAGCGCTCCGACCTGCTCCTGCCGATCTGTCTGATGGCGGTGGTCGGCATGATCGGCTTCAACTTCCCGGTCACCCTGGCCGCCCTGGCGAAGATCGACTTCCACGCCGGCGCCTCCTCGTTCGGCCTGCTCACCACGGCACTGGCGGTCGGGTCGCTGGGCGGCGCGCTGGCCGGCAGCGCCCGGCGGTCCCGGCCCGGGGCGTACCGGGTGATCGGCGCCGCGCTGGCCTTCGGGGTGCTGGAGTTCGCGGTCGGGTTCGCCCCCACCTTCCTCAGCGCCATGCTGCTGCTGGTGCCGACCGGGTTCTTCTCGATCTATCTGGCCCAGGCGGCCAACCACCGGGTGCAGATGGGAGTGGACGCGGCGTACCGGGGCCGGGTGATGGCGCTCTACGTGCTGGTCTTTCTGGGCAGCACGCCGATCGGGGCGACGCTGGCCGGCTGGTGGGGCGAGCGGTACGGGGTGCCGTCGAGCATCTGGATGGGCGGGCTGGTGTCGTTCCTCGCCTCGGTGGTGGCGCTGGTGTGGCAGCTGCGCACCAGCGGCGACCGGTTGGAGTTCCGGGTGCGGCCCCGGTTCGGGATCCGGCTGGCTCCGGCCGGTGAGCGGCCGGCCGTGGAGCCGGCGGCCGGGGACGAGCGGTCCCCGGAGTCGTCCTCGGTGGACCGGTCGGCGGCGGAGCGTCCGGAGATCGCGCCGATCCAGGTCCGTGACCGGGTTTCCGGCCCGGATCGGGAGCAGGATCGGGATCGGCGGCCGGGCCGCGGGCGGGAGCCGGTGGCCCGCCTCTGA